A single region of the Anomaloglossus baeobatrachus isolate aAnoBae1 chromosome 2, aAnoBae1.hap1, whole genome shotgun sequence genome encodes:
- the COA6 gene encoding cytochrome c oxidase assembly factor 6 homolog, translated as MTAPSAQERRACWDARDEYWQCLQLNKEEAVKCQQFRQGFESLCPRQWIKYFDKRRDYLKFKEEMEKKGFEPAKSTENT; from the exons ATGACGGCGCCCTCCGCTCAGGAGAGAAGAGCGTGCTGGGATGCCCGGGACGAGTACTGGCAGTGCCTGCAGCTCAATAAGGAGGAGGCTGTGAAGTGTCAGCAGTTTAGACAAGGCTTTGAAAGCCTCTGTCCCCGGCAGTGG ATTAAATACTTTGATAAGAGGAGAGATTACCTAAAATTCAAAGAAGAAATGGAGAAGAAAGGATTCGAGCCGGCAAAATCCACGGAGAACACGTAA
- the PAAF1 gene encoding proteasomal ATPase-associated factor 1 isoform X2 gives MSARICVQSDWAQCLRKVEGEAWVSCKIPGKPTVYGALKCEGIGPDGIPDITSSEDFSVLEVTKKSLLISCPAENVSSKFLAPYTSFPRVHQKSVTCLDISSGGGLGVSTSTDGSMKIWQSSNGEIRRVLEGHVYDVNCCRFFPSGMVVLSGGMDAQVKIWSVEDASCPVTFKGHKGGILDLAVVDRGRNVVSCSRDGTARLWDCGKSSCLAVVAERGAAINGIAIGVADNTINLGTPETPPSDREIGTEGKLLLLAREDGKLEGVSLQSRQSVFTFDGADAFNCCTFLSSVSVLGGGQDGNIYQLDIRNTKAPVQTVFRSGAPVLSLVPFREGFVASQGDGTCFILQQDLDHVLELTDPDCDPVYKVAIFEKSAYTCCRDGIIRKYQLADL, from the exons GAAAGTGGAAGGAGAGGCGTGGGTCTCGTGTAAGATCCCAG GGAAGCCCACAGTGTACGGAGCCCTGAAGTGTGAAGGAATCGGTCCTGATGGGATCCCGGATATCACCTCCTCCGAGGATTTCTCTGTTCTCGAAGTCACTAAG AAAAGCCTCCTCATCTCCTGCCCCGCAGAGAACGTCTCCAGCAAATTCCTGGCTCCTTACACCAGCTTCCCGAGAGTCCACCAGAAAAGT GTGACTTGCCTTGATATTTCCAGTGGGGGGGGACTTGGGGTCTCCACTAGCACCGATGGATCGATGAAGATCTGGCAGAGCAGTAATGGAGAGATTCGG AGGGTCCTGGAAGGTCACGTGTATGATGTGAATTGCTGCAGGTTCTTCCCCTCCGGTATGGTGGTCCTTAGCGGCGGGATGGACGCTCAGGTGAAGATTTGGTCCGTTGAAGACGCCAGCTGTCCGGTCACCTTTAAAGGACATAAAGGCG GTATCCTGGATTTGGCCGTGGTGGATCGGGGGAGAAACGTCGTGTCCTGTTCTAGGGACGGTACGGCCAGATTATGGGACTGCGGTAAATCCTCGTGCCTGGCGGTGGTGGCCGAGCGCGGAGCCGCCATTAATGGGATCGCCATAGGTGTCGCTGACAACACCATTAACCTGGGAACCCCAGAAACGCCCCCCA GTGACCGGGAAATCGGGACTGAAGGAAAGTTACTATTGCTGGCGAGAGAGGACGGGAAGCTGGAGGGCGTGAGTCTGCAGAGCCGCCAGTCT GTCTTCACTTTTGATGGCGCAGACGCCTTTAACTGTTGCACTTTCCTCTCCAGCGTGAGCGTCTTAGGAGGGGGTCAAGATGGTAACATTTACCAGCTGGACATCAGAAACACAAA AGCCCCTGTACAGACCGTGTTTAGGTCCGGAGCTCCGGTTTTGTCGCTGGTGCCGTTCAGGGAAGGTTTCGTAGCCAGTCAAG GGGACGGGACGTGCTTCATCCTCCAACAGGATCTGGATCACGTTCTGGAGCTCACCGATCCGGACTGCGATCCTGTGTATAAG GTCGCAATCTTTGAGAAGTCGGCTTACACGTGCTGCAGAGACGGGATAATCCGGAAATATCAGCTGGCGGATCTGTGA
- the PAAF1 gene encoding proteasomal ATPase-associated factor 1 isoform X1 — translation MSARICVQSDWAQCLRKVEGEAWVSCKIPGNCGGARPSGAEFGASRFMSAAMAGKPTVYGALKCEGIGPDGIPDITSSEDFSVLEVTKKSLLISCPAENVSSKFLAPYTSFPRVHQKSVTCLDISSGGGLGVSTSTDGSMKIWQSSNGEIRRVLEGHVYDVNCCRFFPSGMVVLSGGMDAQVKIWSVEDASCPVTFKGHKGGILDLAVVDRGRNVVSCSRDGTARLWDCGKSSCLAVVAERGAAINGIAIGVADNTINLGTPETPPSDREIGTEGKLLLLAREDGKLEGVSLQSRQSVFTFDGADAFNCCTFLSSVSVLGGGQDGNIYQLDIRNTKAPVQTVFRSGAPVLSLVPFREGFVASQGDGTCFILQQDLDHVLELTDPDCDPVYKVAIFEKSAYTCCRDGIIRKYQLADL, via the exons GAAAGTGGAAGGAGAGGCGTGGGTCTCGTGTAAGATCCCAGGTAACTGTGGTGGAGCGCGTCCATCAGGGGCCGAGTTCGGTGCGAGTCGCTTCATGTCTGCTGCGATGGCCG GGAAGCCCACAGTGTACGGAGCCCTGAAGTGTGAAGGAATCGGTCCTGATGGGATCCCGGATATCACCTCCTCCGAGGATTTCTCTGTTCTCGAAGTCACTAAG AAAAGCCTCCTCATCTCCTGCCCCGCAGAGAACGTCTCCAGCAAATTCCTGGCTCCTTACACCAGCTTCCCGAGAGTCCACCAGAAAAGT GTGACTTGCCTTGATATTTCCAGTGGGGGGGGACTTGGGGTCTCCACTAGCACCGATGGATCGATGAAGATCTGGCAGAGCAGTAATGGAGAGATTCGG AGGGTCCTGGAAGGTCACGTGTATGATGTGAATTGCTGCAGGTTCTTCCCCTCCGGTATGGTGGTCCTTAGCGGCGGGATGGACGCTCAGGTGAAGATTTGGTCCGTTGAAGACGCCAGCTGTCCGGTCACCTTTAAAGGACATAAAGGCG GTATCCTGGATTTGGCCGTGGTGGATCGGGGGAGAAACGTCGTGTCCTGTTCTAGGGACGGTACGGCCAGATTATGGGACTGCGGTAAATCCTCGTGCCTGGCGGTGGTGGCCGAGCGCGGAGCCGCCATTAATGGGATCGCCATAGGTGTCGCTGACAACACCATTAACCTGGGAACCCCAGAAACGCCCCCCA GTGACCGGGAAATCGGGACTGAAGGAAAGTTACTATTGCTGGCGAGAGAGGACGGGAAGCTGGAGGGCGTGAGTCTGCAGAGCCGCCAGTCT GTCTTCACTTTTGATGGCGCAGACGCCTTTAACTGTTGCACTTTCCTCTCCAGCGTGAGCGTCTTAGGAGGGGGTCAAGATGGTAACATTTACCAGCTGGACATCAGAAACACAAA AGCCCCTGTACAGACCGTGTTTAGGTCCGGAGCTCCGGTTTTGTCGCTGGTGCCGTTCAGGGAAGGTTTCGTAGCCAGTCAAG GGGACGGGACGTGCTTCATCCTCCAACAGGATCTGGATCACGTTCTGGAGCTCACCGATCCGGACTGCGATCCTGTGTATAAG GTCGCAATCTTTGAGAAGTCGGCTTACACGTGCTGCAGAGACGGGATAATCCGGAAATATCAGCTGGCGGATCTGTGA